From Methanomassiliicoccales archaeon LGM-RCC1, one genomic window encodes:
- a CDS encoding TetR family transcriptional regulator has translation MPKIGNTKEILADSLCNLAETKPVNDITVLDIVSNCGLTAPTFYNHFRNKYDLIVWYYTRLWSSVLDKTGKEGYVWRDAVHDGLRM, from the coding sequence ATGCCGAAAATCGGGAACACCAAAGAGATCCTGGCCGATTCCCTCTGCAATCTGGCCGAAACCAAACCGGTGAACGACATCACCGTTCTGGACATCGTGAGCAATTGCGGTCTGACGGCCCCCACATTCTACAACCATTTCAGGAACAAGTACGATCTGATCGTTTGGTATTATACGAGGCTATGGAGCAGCGTATTGGACAAGACCGGTAAGGAAGGATATGTGTGGCGCGATGCCGTTCATGACGGTTTGAGGATGTAG
- a CDS encoding ferritin-like domain-containing protein: MSDKEKLISDMQFIVTHLSQQADGHAIQSRIFASMGLAKLEAKYAEHAEEERGYVIQLVDRILDLGGDVKLEAKPAAPMTKDPVEWVKYDLKVSIDGLNLLKKMLDEAKDDYTTFDILKDYYKDEEEDMYWGEQQLELIECIGVQNWILQQI; this comes from the coding sequence ATGTCCGATAAAGAGAAGTTGATATCTGATATGCAGTTCATTGTGACCCATCTTTCCCAGCAGGCAGATGGACACGCCATCCAGTCGAGGATATTCGCATCCATGGGCCTTGCGAAACTGGAAGCAAAGTACGCAGAGCATGCGGAGGAGGAGAGGGGCTATGTCATCCAGCTTGTGGACCGCATCCTCGACCTCGGAGGAGATGTCAAGCTGGAAGCGAAGCCCGCGGCACCTATGACTAAGGATCCCGTCGAGTGGGTGAAGTACGATCTGAAAGTATCCATCGACGGACTCAACCTTCTAAAGAAGATGCTGGACGAGGCCAAGGACGATTACACGACCTTCGACATCCTCAAAGACTACTACAAGGATGAGGAAGAGGACATGTATTGGGGAGAGCAGCAGCTCGAGCTGATAGAATGCATCGGGGTTCAGAACTGGATCCTCCAGCAGATCTGA
- a CDS encoding transcriptional regulator, with protein sequence MGDREIILEAMKKAGEPLNAGKVAELTGLDRKAVDKAFAEMKKDGTIVSPVRCKWEPAKK encoded by the coding sequence ATGGGAGATCGCGAGATAATACTCGAAGCCATGAAGAAGGCAGGCGAACCCCTCAACGCAGGAAAGGTCGCCGAACTGACCGGCCTCGACAGGAAGGCGGTCGACAAGGCCTTCGCAGAGATGAAGAAGGACGGGACCATCGTTTCACCGGTCAGGTGCAAATGGGAACCTGCCAAGAAGTGA
- a CDS encoding rubredoxin, producing MFVKAVKLYEKGFMTQPFAMGGEDGMEAFDASVRYRSSLQNYLIDTGDEVILVDTGMPLETPDAVPDENTIIYMGSRIKDYVSALKDIGYEPEQVTRILITHKHDDHSGEIRSFPNAKVYIAPEDADALGLQGDNIIRVDYDDGPYHNFPACKKITDGVYFVEAKGHTKGNSIVIVEDGDEYYMIHGDITYTDEALYANKLSVVFEDLEASRRTLDNVVEFISNNKTIYLSTHTPLGPENLENHYVIDLANPPETIPVGEIVIKTATGKYICTVCGYVYDPAVGDPSRDIPPGTPFEDLPDDWRCPRCKAVKTKFNKA from the coding sequence ATGTTCGTCAAGGCAGTGAAGCTATATGAGAAGGGCTTCATGACACAGCCCTTCGCCATGGGCGGAGAGGACGGGATGGAGGCATTCGATGCCTCCGTCAGGTACAGGTCGTCACTTCAGAACTATCTGATCGATACGGGAGACGAGGTCATACTCGTCGATACCGGAATGCCCCTGGAGACACCGGACGCGGTCCCTGATGAGAACACCATAATCTACATGGGTTCGCGCATCAAGGATTACGTATCCGCACTGAAGGATATCGGATATGAGCCGGAGCAGGTCACGCGCATACTTATCACACACAAGCATGACGATCACTCCGGTGAGATCAGGAGCTTCCCCAACGCAAAGGTGTATATCGCCCCTGAGGACGCCGATGCGCTGGGCCTCCAGGGGGACAACATCATCCGTGTGGACTACGATGACGGCCCGTACCATAACTTCCCCGCATGCAAGAAGATCACAGACGGGGTCTACTTCGTGGAGGCCAAGGGCCATACCAAAGGCAACAGCATCGTCATCGTCGAGGACGGTGACGAGTACTACATGATCCATGGCGACATAACTTACACCGACGAGGCCCTCTACGCCAACAAGCTGTCGGTGGTGTTCGAGGATCTGGAGGCCTCAAGGAGGACCTTGGACAACGTGGTGGAGTTCATTAGCAACAATAAGACCATCTACCTGTCCACCCACACCCCTCTCGGCCCTGAGAATCTGGAGAACCACTACGTGATCGATCTGGCCAACCCGCCCGAGACCATACCCGTTGGGGAAATCGTGATCAAGACGGCCACCGGGAAGTACATCTGCACCGTATGCGGTTATGTGTACGATCCCGCGGTCGGCGACCCCAGCAGGGACATCCCTCCCGGAACGCCGTTCGAGGATCTTCCAGATGATTGGCGCTGTCCGAGATGCAAGGCCGTTAAAACGAAATTCAACAAAGCATGA
- a CDS encoding TetR/AcrR family transcriptional regulator, with protein MGIYEAARNRTMVSIQESFWELYTSEEKKRVTVEDVCRNAGITRSTFYYYYNYIDEVLDSIKQKQMDLIRDLFETSNNENRDFQSFIPRFQELFIENERYLIPLVMEYKDPEFSLRYRSYIENMLFNDLQIDMDEPSTQTTETLSVIISGLVHMFLNCLASNIITLEDANNMSNGMINTGLRWVLKEKYGVDIGFKRMAN; from the coding sequence ATGGGAATCTACGAAGCGGCAAGGAACAGAACAATGGTGAGCATTCAGGAATCGTTCTGGGAGCTCTACACCTCGGAGGAGAAAAAGAGAGTGACCGTAGAAGACGTCTGCAGAAATGCAGGCATCACACGCTCCACATTCTACTATTACTACAATTACATCGATGAGGTTCTGGACTCCATAAAACAAAAACAGATGGATCTAATCCGCGACCTATTCGAGACCAGTAACAATGAGAATCGTGATTTCCAATCGTTCATACCGCGCTTCCAGGAGCTGTTCATTGAGAATGAAAGATATCTGATTCCATTGGTCATGGAATATAAGGATCCAGAGTTCTCTTTGAGATATCGTTCCTATATCGAGAATATGCTGTTCAATGACCTTCAGATAGATATGGATGAGCCCAGTACGCAGACCACAGAGACCCTGTCCGTTATTATATCAGGCCTTGTACATATGTTCTTGAACTGTCTAGCCAGCAACATCATAACTCTGGAGGATGCAAACAATATGTCTAACGGCATGATAAACACAGGCCTCAGATGGGTATTGAAAGAAAAATATGGTGTGGATATCGGATTCAAAAGGATGGCGAATTGA
- the acgM gene encoding radical SAM/SPASM domain protein, ACGX system → MDYFAFQLHITEACDQRCKHCYIYALGSHAEFREMSLKDMRTVLDNIKEFCRKANRLPYLYITGGDPILHPDFWSLAEILRSEEIRFAILGNPFHLTEDVCRRLKDCGCCKYQLSLDGLKETHDEIRQPGSYDSTMDAIPLLKRAGIDVAIMTTVSKWNVKEIPELIDEVVKNKADIFAFARYCPSLMDRDTTCDPLEYRDMMDKCWKKFEQYKDSDTYFNLKDHLWTLYRYEIGDFDPKEFPDDEYVYDGCNCGNSHLTILSDGAVYACRRMESKVGNALTDDLYDLFTGPKMDVYRVYENFEKCSKCELLRFCRGCPAVAKGYHGNMYAADPQCWKVIRIDEGS, encoded by the coding sequence ATGGATTATTTCGCTTTCCAATTGCACATCACCGAAGCCTGTGATCAGCGTTGCAAACATTGCTATATCTACGCTCTAGGCAGCCATGCTGAATTCAGGGAGATGTCTCTGAAGGATATGAGGACGGTGCTGGATAATATCAAAGAGTTCTGCAGGAAGGCCAACCGCCTTCCCTACCTGTATATAACCGGCGGAGATCCGATACTCCACCCCGATTTCTGGTCATTGGCGGAAATTCTGAGGTCCGAAGAGATTCGCTTTGCGATATTGGGCAACCCGTTCCATCTGACCGAGGATGTATGCAGGAGACTGAAAGATTGCGGTTGTTGCAAGTATCAGCTCTCCCTCGATGGTTTGAAAGAGACACATGATGAAATCAGACAGCCCGGCTCATATGATTCCACGATGGATGCAATACCGCTTCTGAAGAGAGCGGGGATAGATGTCGCCATCATGACCACGGTCTCCAAATGGAATGTGAAAGAGATCCCTGAACTCATCGATGAGGTTGTAAAGAACAAGGCCGACATCTTTGCCTTTGCCCGCTACTGTCCTTCGTTGATGGATAGGGATACAACTTGCGATCCCTTGGAATACCGGGATATGATGGATAAGTGCTGGAAGAAGTTCGAGCAGTACAAGGATTCGGATACATATTTCAATCTGAAGGATCACCTCTGGACCTTGTACAGGTATGAAATCGGGGATTTCGATCCCAAAGAGTTCCCTGATGACGAATATGTCTATGACGGATGCAACTGCGGCAATTCCCACCTCACCATCCTGTCCGATGGTGCCGTATATGCATGCAGGAGGATGGAGAGCAAGGTTGGTAACGCATTGACAGATGACCTATATGATCTGTTCACTGGACCCAAAATGGATGTATACAGAGTGTATGAGAATTTTGAGAAATGCTCCAAGTGCGAGTTACTCCGTTTCTGCAGAGGCTGTCCGGCCGTTGCCAAGGGATATCATGGGAACATGTATGCGGCCGATCCCCAATGCTGGAAGGTGATTCGGATCGATGAGGGCAGTTAA
- a CDS encoding zinc-binding dehydrogenase yields the protein MRAVKIDRITPADDVSLTEVPIPSVRSGWVLVKVKAFGMNHSEKILRLGEIEADYISRPVIPGIECVGEVEDPSDTALKKGDKVIAMMGGMGRNFDGSYAEYALLPIHHIFKVETDLPWDELASIPETYLTAWGSLFDCLQLKKGETLLIRGATCALGYAAIDIAKALGCKIIGTTHRESKLGLLKGIDEAVLDDGDLSGKGLMVDKVLDLVGPKSILDSLRTVKKGGIVCDTGILGGVFEMNGFDPIKDIPNGVYLTGYFSNYPAQDMVDSIFRFIRDYDLHPTYAARFDFEDIRDACKTLDEGRTNGKIVVVVK from the coding sequence ATGAGGGCAGTTAAGATAGACAGGATAACCCCGGCTGACGATGTGTCGCTGACGGAAGTTCCGATACCTTCTGTACGTTCGGGATGGGTTCTGGTCAAGGTCAAGGCTTTCGGGATGAACCATTCCGAGAAGATCCTGAGATTGGGGGAGATCGAAGCCGATTACATTTCCAGACCTGTGATCCCTGGTATCGAGTGCGTAGGCGAGGTAGAGGATCCTTCTGATACCGCTCTGAAGAAAGGGGACAAGGTCATCGCGATGATGGGCGGAATGGGACGCAACTTCGATGGCAGCTATGCAGAGTATGCATTGCTCCCGATACACCACATCTTCAAAGTGGAGACGGACCTTCCGTGGGACGAATTAGCTTCTATCCCCGAAACATATCTTACCGCATGGGGATCTTTGTTCGATTGTCTGCAGCTGAAGAAAGGAGAGACCTTACTGATCCGCGGAGCGACCTGCGCTTTAGGATACGCAGCAATCGATATTGCGAAAGCATTGGGGTGCAAGATCATAGGGACGACCCATCGTGAAAGCAAACTCGGGCTTCTGAAAGGAATCGACGAAGCGGTCCTAGATGACGGAGATCTGTCTGGTAAAGGCCTGATGGTTGACAAGGTCTTGGACCTTGTGGGCCCCAAGAGTATTCTGGACTCATTACGTACGGTGAAGAAGGGGGGCATTGTCTGCGATACGGGAATTCTCGGTGGTGTTTTCGAAATGAACGGTTTTGATCCCATCAAAGATATCCCCAACGGGGTTTATCTCACCGGGTATTTCAGCAACTATCCCGCCCAGGATATGGTGGATAGTATCTTCCGGTTCATTCGTGATTACGATCTTCACCCGACATACGCGGCGCGTTTTGATTTTGAGGATATCCGTGATGCCTGCAAAACATTGGACGAGGGCAGAACGAACGGAAAGATCGTCGTCGTCGTGAAATGA
- a CDS encoding EamA family transporter — protein MPKDMKDIVSASNAKAMMILAMSIFGTIGVITHFIDLPASVIVLGRGVFGSIALLIIVYLTGSRLSKEDIFGNAFTLICSGICLGLNWLFLFEAYKSIEISVATVCNYLTPALVILVTPIFLKQRLTLAKLGCALLALFGLVLVSGILENGTLGTDSYGIICGVLAAVFYTAMVILNKKLKSIGSYDRTFIQLLTAAIIILIYCTVTVDFGSLNFDAMSVGLVILLGVLQTAIAFTLYFGSLAYLDAPSAVVLGYIEPILGVLLSVVILGENLGLIGWIGAAVILGSTLIPELLEIRKRKRAQES, from the coding sequence ATGCCGAAGGACATGAAGGACATCGTCAGCGCATCCAATGCCAAGGCCATGATGATATTGGCGATGTCTATTTTCGGTACCATCGGAGTGATCACGCACTTCATAGACCTGCCTGCCAGCGTCATCGTCCTCGGACGCGGCGTGTTCGGTTCGATCGCCCTTCTGATCATCGTCTATCTGACAGGGTCCCGTCTGTCCAAGGAGGACATCTTCGGGAACGCGTTCACGCTCATCTGCTCGGGAATATGCCTGGGATTGAACTGGCTGTTCCTCTTCGAGGCTTACAAGTCCATAGAGATATCCGTCGCGACGGTGTGCAACTACCTCACCCCGGCCTTGGTCATACTGGTGACCCCGATCTTCCTGAAACAGAGGCTCACCCTGGCGAAACTCGGATGCGCCCTGCTGGCGCTGTTCGGCCTTGTGCTGGTCTCCGGGATCCTGGAGAACGGTACCCTCGGAACCGATTCGTACGGAATCATTTGCGGAGTGCTCGCAGCGGTGTTCTACACGGCGATGGTGATCCTGAACAAGAAGCTGAAGAGCATAGGGTCCTACGACAGGACCTTCATCCAGCTCCTCACGGCGGCGATCATCATCCTGATATACTGCACAGTGACCGTGGACTTCGGGTCCCTGAACTTCGATGCGATGTCCGTCGGCCTTGTGATCCTCCTCGGAGTGCTGCAGACGGCGATAGCCTTCACACTATACTTCGGATCGCTGGCCTACCTGGATGCCCCGAGCGCCGTAGTACTCGGATACATCGAACCCATCCTGGGAGTCCTGCTGAGCGTCGTGATCCTCGGAGAGAATCTCGGATTGATAGGGTGGATCGGTGCCGCGGTGATCCTCGGATCCACATTGATACCGGAACTGCTGGAGATCAGGAAGCGGAAGAGGGCTCAGGAATCCTGA
- a CDS encoding DUF2188 domain-containing protein, translated as MFDWFKRKKKTDKPKAAEPKPEEPKAEKRPVEAPVIINPAPAEEPKAEEPKAEEKPKTETVNEESADETSEKGYGAYFVSPHPDGGWQVKKAKAKRALKRFDTKAEAEKYAKQVAENQGTNVVRQKKDGKIQKKH; from the coding sequence ATGTTCGATTGGTTCAAACGCAAGAAGAAGACCGATAAGCCCAAGGCCGCGGAACCCAAGCCTGAGGAGCCCAAGGCCGAGAAGAGACCCGTCGAAGCACCGGTTATCATAAACCCGGCACCCGCCGAGGAACCCAAAGCCGAGGAACCCAAGGCAGAGGAGAAGCCCAAAACGGAAACAGTTAATGAAGAGTCTGCCGATGAGACCAGCGAGAAGGGCTACGGAGCCTATTTCGTCTCACCTCATCCCGACGGCGGATGGCAGGTCAAGAAGGCCAAGGCCAAGAGGGCCCTGAAGAGGTTCGACACCAAGGCGGAGGCGGAGAAGTACGCCAAGCAGGTGGCCGAGAACCAGGGGACCAATGTCGTAAGGCAGAAGAAGGACGGCAAAATCCAGAAGAAACACTGA
- a CDS encoding CBS domain-containing protein, translated as MTKLKVRDLMTTEVLTLHPEDTIKMAAKRLALDNVSGAPIVDNKNHLLGFVSENDILHVIMNYQTKLEKHNLSDRLLDYSMDSVLQPDDNLKQASEEISNIEMSQIMVRSVMTTSPDAAIIEVLSVMLKMGINRIPVVEKGILVGIISRGDIIFSLYKRKA; from the coding sequence ATGACAAAGCTCAAGGTTAGGGATTTGATGACGACGGAGGTCCTTACGCTCCATCCCGAGGACACGATCAAGATGGCCGCCAAGAGGCTGGCGTTGGACAATGTATCGGGAGCTCCCATCGTGGACAACAAGAACCACCTTTTGGGATTCGTCAGCGAGAACGATATCCTGCATGTCATCATGAATTATCAGACCAAGCTTGAGAAGCACAACCTGTCCGACCGTCTTCTGGACTATTCGATGGACTCGGTCCTTCAGCCGGACGACAACCTCAAGCAGGCTTCCGAGGAGATCTCCAACATCGAGATGTCCCAGATCATGGTCCGCTCGGTCATGACGACCTCTCCCGACGCAGCCATCATCGAGGTGCTCAGCGTCATGCTCAAGATGGGAATCAACCGCATCCCCGTCGTTGAGAAGGGCATCCTGGTGGGAATCATCTCCAGAGGCGACATCATCTTCTCGCTCTACAAGAGAAAGGCCTGA
- a CDS encoding MBL fold metallo-hydrolase produces the protein MQVHVLASGSDGNCTIIENDGEAIMIDAGISCRRILSLMDRAGVDKEIVKAILITHEHSDHVSGAGATARKLDIPIVANNATFDASNLGSVQHWLYKSNEYIDIGQFHVTPLPTSHNAVEPNCYFTEVDDDKKVLVATDTGKFSFQIEHALSLADIAVIEANYDKDMLVNGPYPPSLKSLIGSDHGHMNNLDTARAIKKTMKDDSSRQIFLAHLSKTNNTPDTARQSVSDYTGIKRYKIDCLEFPGDTRTLKVRERSRQPCSILSGSRPS, from the coding sequence ATGCAGGTCCACGTGCTTGCCAGCGGAAGCGACGGTAATTGCACCATTATCGAGAATGACGGCGAAGCCATAATGATCGACGCCGGCATCAGCTGCAGGAGGATCCTGTCCTTGATGGACCGTGCCGGGGTCGACAAGGAAATCGTCAAGGCCATTCTCATAACCCACGAGCATTCCGACCATGTTTCCGGCGCAGGAGCGACAGCTAGGAAGCTGGACATCCCCATAGTGGCGAACAACGCTACCTTCGACGCTTCCAATCTGGGCAGCGTTCAGCATTGGCTTTACAAATCCAACGAGTACATCGACATCGGGCAGTTCCATGTCACTCCCCTGCCGACATCGCACAACGCTGTCGAGCCCAACTGCTATTTCACCGAGGTGGACGACGACAAGAAGGTGCTGGTCGCAACCGATACGGGAAAGTTCTCCTTCCAGATCGAGCATGCTCTGTCCCTTGCGGATATCGCTGTCATAGAGGCGAATTATGACAAGGACATGCTGGTCAACGGACCTTACCCTCCGAGCCTCAAAAGCCTCATCGGAAGCGACCACGGCCACATGAACAATCTGGATACGGCCAGGGCGATCAAGAAGACCATGAAGGATGACAGCAGCAGGCAGATATTCCTGGCCCATCTCAGCAAGACCAACAACACCCCGGACACCGCCAGACAGTCCGTTTCGGATTACACCGGAATAAAGAGGTACAAGATAGACTGCCTTGAATTCCCCGGCGATACGCGCACCCTCAAAGTTCGGGAGCGATCGCGACAGCCTTGTTCGATTTTATCAGGATCTCGGCCATCGTAG
- a CDS encoding DUF167 domain-containing protein, whose translation MKVEDVSRDKGDRLEVDILVSPRSNRSGLEGFDEWRKRAILRVKSPPLDGRANKEVESYFKDLTGCRSTVTAGMTSHQKTVTIFGDPAAIMKILEKSFDE comes from the coding sequence ATGAAGGTCGAAGATGTCTCGAGGGACAAAGGCGACAGGCTAGAAGTGGACATTTTAGTGTCACCCCGCTCCAACAGATCCGGCCTTGAGGGATTCGACGAGTGGAGGAAGAGGGCCATCCTGAGGGTGAAGTCACCTCCTCTGGACGGTCGGGCGAACAAGGAGGTGGAGTCATATTTCAAGGACCTCACCGGATGCAGATCGACCGTGACAGCCGGTATGACCAGCCATCAGAAGACCGTGACGATCTTCGGAGACCCGGCAGCCATAATGAAGATCCTGGAGAAATCCTTCGATGAATGA
- a CDS encoding Toprim subdomain protein: protein MNDGERLEGIAEVIERLKEMSSDHVILVEGNKDVAALKNVGVEGDIFCVQSGGGPVKAAEYAWRSGKPAIILTDWDRRGGNLASLLRDNLASLGVPYDDAIRSDMAFFTRAYSKDVESLDSVIELLESHQRASL, encoded by the coding sequence ATGAATGACGGGGAGCGCCTGGAAGGCATAGCCGAGGTCATCGAGAGGCTGAAGGAAATGTCCTCTGACCATGTGATCCTGGTGGAGGGCAACAAGGACGTGGCCGCGTTGAAGAACGTCGGTGTGGAGGGTGACATATTCTGTGTCCAGAGCGGTGGCGGCCCCGTCAAGGCCGCAGAGTACGCCTGGAGGTCCGGCAAGCCAGCCATAATCCTCACCGATTGGGATAGGAGGGGCGGAAATCTGGCCAGTCTCCTGAGGGACAACCTTGCATCTTTGGGTGTCCCCTACGATGATGCCATCCGTTCCGACATGGCCTTCTTCACCCGTGCATACTCCAAGGACGTGGAATCCCTGGATTCGGTCATCGAACTGCTGGAATCCCATCAGCGGGCATCCCTGTGA
- the tmk gene encoding dTMP kinase, whose protein sequence is MKGAFIVFEGADGAGKSSLCKRVAEWLTAKGRDVVLTAEPTHEGIGAFIRSGNAGGISQRTEALLFVADRNDHTEKIMRMVEEGKIVLSDRYFASTVAYQSARLDGDASDRDWLIDINRQFIDRPDATILLDIDPEVGLSRVGDRGEEISKFERMDFQKQVRENYLRLAKEFGFNIVDASRSRDEVYMDTIAILEEVIE, encoded by the coding sequence ATGAAGGGAGCTTTCATAGTCTTCGAAGGGGCGGACGGCGCAGGCAAGTCGTCGCTTTGCAAAAGGGTCGCCGAATGGCTTACGGCCAAGGGCAGGGACGTCGTCCTCACCGCGGAGCCCACCCATGAAGGCATCGGCGCGTTCATTCGCAGCGGCAATGCCGGCGGAATATCTCAGAGGACCGAGGCGCTGCTGTTCGTGGCCGACCGCAACGACCACACAGAGAAGATCATGAGGATGGTGGAAGAGGGGAAGATCGTCCTTTCGGACAGGTACTTCGCATCCACCGTCGCATATCAGTCCGCTCGCCTTGACGGCGACGCATCCGACAGGGATTGGCTCATCGACATCAACAGACAGTTCATAGACAGGCCAGACGCAACAATCCTGCTGGACATCGATCCTGAAGTGGGGTTGAGCCGCGTAGGGGACCGCGGGGAGGAGATCAGCAAGTTCGAGAGGATGGATTTCCAGAAACAGGTCCGCGAGAACTATCTGCGTTTGGCGAAAGAATTCGGATTCAACATCGTTGATGCATCCCGTTCCAGGGATGAGGTTTATATGGACACCATAGCGATATTGGAAGAGGTGATTGAATGA
- the coaBC gene encoding bifunctional phosphopantothenoylcysteine decarboxylase/phosphopantothenate--cysteine ligase CoaBC: MTHPSEEIYCEKSEQLDGKRIIMGITGSIAAVECFSTIREFIRHGAEVIPVMSEEAQKIVTKESLQFASGYEPITDLSGMAEHVTLMGDRKDADLLLIYPATANTISKIANGIDDTPVTSMASVALGTGIPIAIAPAMHQAMYDNPAVRSNLDKLGAWGVEFIGPRLDGVRAKVATPEQVVACTSAILSDHPLKGKKVLVIGGRSEEPIDSMRLITNHSTGLMAVCLAQAAFNKGAKVDLWMGGCSVSLPEYIETRRFESVKDLVEMVDDIDHDIVIVPAALADFTPSEQAEGKIPSELAFDLKLESVSKVLPLIRKRCPTVIGFKAESGVDRKELIERARDRLVKYDLYAVVANDIVAAGKESSSVILVREDFTEDISGTKLQISESILDQCFGDL, from the coding sequence ATGACGCATCCTTCGGAGGAGATATACTGCGAGAAGAGCGAGCAGCTCGACGGCAAGAGGATAATCATGGGCATCACCGGCAGCATCGCTGCCGTGGAGTGCTTCTCGACGATCAGGGAGTTCATCAGGCACGGAGCCGAGGTGATCCCCGTCATGAGCGAGGAGGCCCAGAAGATCGTCACAAAGGAATCCCTCCAGTTCGCATCCGGATACGAGCCGATAACCGATCTAAGCGGAATGGCGGAGCATGTAACCCTCATGGGCGACAGGAAGGATGCCGATCTGCTTTTGATATATCCTGCAACGGCCAACACGATCTCGAAGATCGCGAACGGGATAGACGATACCCCAGTCACCTCTATGGCATCGGTTGCGTTGGGAACCGGTATCCCCATAGCAATCGCTCCTGCGATGCATCAGGCCATGTACGACAACCCTGCAGTGAGGTCCAACCTCGATAAGCTGGGAGCCTGGGGTGTGGAGTTCATCGGCCCCCGTCTCGACGGAGTCAGGGCCAAGGTAGCGACGCCCGAGCAGGTCGTAGCATGCACTTCCGCCATACTCTCGGACCACCCGTTGAAGGGCAAGAAGGTCCTGGTGATCGGAGGCCGCAGCGAGGAACCCATCGATTCGATGAGGCTCATCACTAACCATTCCACCGGTCTGATGGCAGTATGTCTGGCACAGGCTGCGTTCAACAAGGGCGCCAAGGTCGATCTCTGGATGGGAGGATGCAGTGTGAGCCTTCCCGAGTACATAGAGACCAGAAGATTCGAGAGCGTCAAGGATCTAGTCGAGATGGTCGATGACATCGACCACGACATCGTAATCGTCCCTGCCGCATTGGCGGACTTCACCCCGTCGGAACAGGCGGAGGGCAAGATCCCCAGCGAGCTGGCGTTCGATCTGAAGTTGGAGTCCGTATCCAAGGTACTCCCGCTGATCAGGAAGAGATGCCCCACCGTCATCGGCTTCAAGGCAGAATCCGGAGTCGACCGCAAGGAGCTCATAGAGAGGGCCCGCGACCGTCTGGTGAAGTACGACCTCTACGCCGTGGTGGCGAACGATATCGTCGCTGCCGGAAAGGAATCCTCGTCGGTCATACTGGTGAGGGAGGACTTCACCGAGGACATCTCGGGCACCAAGCTGCAGATCTCAGAATCAATACTCGACCAGTGCTTCGGTGACCTATGA
- a CDS encoding DUF357 domain-containing protein, whose protein sequence is MKNDTVSGPQLEGCLSTFDSVRGKLSLLPKEGSMLEPLARSGLEMVDCYRTDARNFIGSGDLVTAFAAINYAHAWIGCFGELGLFDAEPGKELFLTLSDSEGEGCRITDEKMAKYLDITMRARKKLRISPPVRSFDRKLSLEFLERSESYFRTAVSYRNDDDYVRAFAAVNYAHAWLDGGARIGLFDVEEDDVLFTLYE, encoded by the coding sequence TTGAAGAACGACACCGTTTCCGGTCCGCAATTGGAAGGATGTCTGTCAACATTCGACTCTGTCCGCGGAAAGCTGTCCCTCCTGCCGAAGGAGGGGTCCATGCTGGAACCGCTGGCCAGGAGCGGACTGGAGATGGTGGACTGCTACCGCACCGATGCTAGGAACTTCATCGGTTCCGGAGATCTCGTCACAGCGTTCGCCGCAATAAACTACGCGCATGCCTGGATCGGCTGCTTCGGTGAGCTGGGGCTCTTCGATGCGGAACCGGGGAAGGAGCTCTTCCTCACCTTGAGCGATTCCGAAGGCGAAGGCTGCCGGATAACCGATGAGAAGATGGCGAAGTATCTCGACATCACCATGAGGGCGAGGAAGAAACTGAGGATCTCCCCGCCGGTGAGATCCTTCGACAGGAAGCTGTCCTTGGAATTTTTGGAGAGGTCCGAGTCATACTTCAGGACCGCTGTCAGCTACCGCAACGACGACGATTACGTCCGTGCGTTCGCCGCCGTGAATTACGCACACGCCTGGCTGGACGGAGGGGCGAGGATCGGGCTGTTCGACGTCGAAGAAGACGACGTCCTCTTCACTCTTTACGAGTGA